The Hippocampus zosterae strain Florida chromosome 10, ASM2543408v3, whole genome shotgun sequence genome contains the following window.
cactgggcTCGGCCAACCTGTGCAACTTCCCTCACATGCAAGCACAACTACAAGTTGTGACACAGCTTGACAGTGCACGTTATGAGGAGCATGTTCAGAGCATCTCATCAGAGTTTGAGAGGCGTTTTACTGACATTGCATCCATCGAGCCTAGAGTCAGCTAGCTACATGTGTTATCCATTTGGTGCCAATATTGACGTTGGTGACATTGTCGCCAAAGTCAAAtcactttttgactttgaaagccCCACTCTTGAGGATGAGATTCTGAGATTGCAAAATGACATTGGGATCAAAGCCGGCCCACTGAGGTAggaagtgatttccttttttcaaaCAGAGATCTACCTGTTTCgtagcagttttttttctattcggTTCATATTAAGGTCAGTAATGGCTATTACTCAtcatgcaaatgtgtgtgtgtgtgtgggggggggggggggggtcagatgtTGACACTGGAATGGTAGATCTCCAGAGGTTGGCTCTTTGAAAAGGAGCCCTtgggacaaaaaaggttgggcacccctgctctaaattgtccccagttgtgattgttcgtctctgcgtgccctgggattggttgtcaaccagttcagggtgtaagcCGTCTGCTTCCccaggacagctgggataggctctagcacacctgcgacccttgtgagaataagcagattggaaaatggatgggtggattatAATAATTTTTACTAACTCAACAGTTTAGTGCCAGTTAATACTAAGAGTGTATATTAACATTCATTCAAAGCACAAGTTCACAAATGTGAGATATGATCTGGACATCAACCTTGATGATGCTTAGCACACATATTGTGTGGGTgtaattttttacatttttgtctgactttttaTATGACCAAGTCAAATAATAGAATTAAATAATCAAAGACATTTTAGTTGGTTAACTTGACCAcccctcatttttttgtttcttaaccctttcagaatcagaatcagaatcatctttattggccaagtatgtagaacacacaaggaatttgtctccggtataacacgctgcactagtatcatcgtaaacaacaaaatcattgaaccattttagggacagcggttattacagtcgacagcttatcaggttatcaaGATGAttatggtgcatgaaagggttaaaatatgcATGTGTGCTTTCCCAAAGCTGTACTGTGAACACAGTCCAGCATAGAGCGCTCAATAGATGGATCACAGGCTCCCGGAATGTGGTGCATTTGCAGTAAATAGACAGTAAAGCAAACCAGAATTCTCAACAGCTGCATGTGTAACTTACGAAGAAAACGTTCAGAATTATATGATTCCTCAAACTGAAATTGTGTAATTGAATCCAGAAGAGGACCTTTGGGATAACCCTGTTTAGAGGTCACCAATGCTAAatattttgcatattttccTCTGAAAGTTGTGctctaaatccatccatttgcaaGTGGTCCCTCATCTAATCCATAAATCACCTGTTTGCCTCCTACTTCACATCGACAGTAGCTCTGTCTCCAATCATCTGGTCATTGATGCTATCTCCAAACTATAAAACATAGCTGGTCTCACTATCGTCCGGCAatccttttctttcattttagctGGTGTTCTGTCACAGATCGCTCCCGATACTCTCCTCTTCACCCCTTTCTACATTCCCCGTTGCGTGTTAGACTTGACCCCAAGTACTTAAATTCTCAACTAACAATCTACTCCTTGTAACGTCACTACTTCACCGGCCTCCCTTTCATTTATTCACACCAATGTACTCTGTCTTACTGagctttattcatttgtttcgtCGCATACCTCCACCTGCTTCCTACTCTTATCACAGGTCAAAATGTCATCTGCAAACATTACAGTCCACAGAGATTTCTATTTGACCTCATCTCAAAATCTGTACCTCAGCATAGCAATCAAGAAAGAGCTCAGCACCGATCCTTGATGCACTCCCACCTCCACCTTGAGGCCCTATGTCACTCCAGCAGCACACCTCAGCACTGTCTTAACTGTTCTCACACGTGTCTTGGACCAATCtcaagcaggggtccccaacctttttttcacTGTTCGAACCGGcaaccactttttttccaattgctTTTAAATAGCCAGTTTTAAAGCAATGATACAgacaacaaagataattatagcataataatttttttcccgTTCCATTTAAGGAGTTTTATTCAATAATACAACAAATTTCGAATAATAACACTCTCAGCTACTAAGAAATTGACCAATTAGGAGTAATAAATATGCCTTATAATGTAAGCATAATTCTTAAGTTACAATCCAACATACGGTGTTACCATCATAGCTACTTGTAAATGGGACACGATTAATTGCCGCTTTCACTCAGTGGCTGCCAGCTACCGGtagttattattatgtttacgTGGGCAGGCTGTTCAAACTCTGAacgcattttcatgctttccacttaagtgctacttgttcaaatgattcgaCGGGTTTCTTATATTGCCTTGTTTTTAACGACACAGCATGCACAAAagcttcctcctccacctcgccCTGTATGCCAGGGGTGGAATTCTCTTGTCAGAATCGCTTCATCTTCGACATTCATGGCTGCTATTGAACTGCGCGTTGAGATGTACATTTCGTCAATTTGTTACTATTACTTTCTGTTTactgatttttctttcatttgttggCAAATTCTGATGATTTAAACTTGCAAACCAATGTTATAAAGGAGCCTCTGATTGGCTAGAGTCGCGCACATTTCCTCCACGTCTGATGGCGGAAATATGCTCACAGATCGCCGCAGGTCATGTAATATGACGATTCTCAATCATCTAAACCCCCAGTCCTGTTTCTATTGGCCTTTGGAAGGTAATCAATGGGCTGGGTGGTGTTGGAGGGGGATGATGTGTTTGACTGACGcttacagcaaaaaaacaaaaagatatttTGGTCTGTCTCTGTGTGGTGAAGGTGTAATTTCACCACACTATTTGATTAATAATTAAATACCTTGGTGGACTTCCGGGGTGCTCGTTGATGCCCTCCGCAATGACCACATGCACACGTTGAGTCAGAAACACCGAAATGTATTTCATCCCTAACAAATAGTCTAATACAGCATAGATCAAGCCTTGGCACCCCTTGTTCCCAAATGCAAACAATCTCTCATTTACACTCAGAGAAACATCATTATCTGCAGTCACTCGTTCCAAACCTGTGGTCCGGTACCAAAAGGGCCCAAGCCTGGTCCCAAAAGGACCCCTGGTGCAGCGTACGTCTTGTCCACTCCAGATTTCCACGAAAAGTGCCAGAGCTTCTCCATAGGCAATCTGCCCTGTGCTTTTTCTAAATCCTTAGAGACACAATTGAGCTCAATTTGCCCTTACCTGTACTTTTCCATCAGCATTCTCACGGCACACGTGTTATTTGTGGTGCTCTATCTTGGCATGAAACCATACTGTTGCTCACAAATCTCCACTTCGTGTCTCAACATGGCATGAACCAGTACTCTTTCCCAAGTTTTCATCAATGGCTGGGAGACACAAGCAGACAGCTTCCACGTAACCCAAACTAGGGAAAAATGTGAGCAcccaaaaatacattaaaatcattttcatttgtgaaggaagggcagcccggtagttaagtggttagcacgtcgacttcacagtgcagaggtcctggttcaatttcagctccgaccttcctttgtggagtttgcatgttcttcccaggcctgcatgggttttcgccAGGtcttctggtttcctcccacattcaaaaaacatgcatggcaggctgattggacactccaaattgtccttaggtgtgactgtgagcgcgagcgcgaatggttgaTCGTTTCTGTatgtcctgcgattgggtggcaaccggttcagtgtgtcccccgcctactgcccgaagacagctgggataggcttcagcacaccccgTAATCCTagtaaggataaagcggttcggaaaatgaatgaataaatgaatttgTGAAAGGAGTGGGTCAGACACTATAATGTAGGGGTGAGAATCTTTGGGCACTTAATTTAATGAATACGATGCAGGGGCTATGATTTGATGATAAAACGGTGATTGAGGCAACTTTAATTTATCAATGTTGATCCACTTTttcacaaaacacttttttttggtctccttgCGTTAGGATTCATGTGTAATTTTCAAAACCAGTATCTGTAACAAGGAACGAGATGAATTCATTTCCATTACATTTTATGAACATGATGGAAATGCATGAAAGCTAGAAAGATATGAAATATGTGCAAAATTGTAATCAATAACCATTGACAAAAAATTGTGATACCAAAATAAATGGcattttgtaaaacaaacaaacaaaaacgtctCTTTTGGCTCTTCTCtcttggcaaaaaaaactaaataaatgaaccCAAAAACCAACAATTAATTACAAATGTGCCTGTATTTCAGTACCAGAAGGTCGAAAAAGTGCTTTGCTGATTTTAAGTGCATTATAAACATGAGATGGTTTTCTGAGTTCCAGATAAAACACTCCTTCAGTATCAGTATCTCAGCAGTACATTCAatctttgtcaaaataaaaaggctGAAAGAACAATACTTGATCAACATGCTCGTATAATAGTGTGATGCatagcacccccgtgacccttgtgaggataagcggatcggcattaaataaataaacagagagagagacatttgggggtggggttgctggagcctatcctagctgtcttcgggcagttggcgggagacaccctgaaccgattgccagacaatcgcagggcacacacagactaacaaccatccacgctcacactcacacctagggacaatttcgagtgttcgatcagcctgccatacatgtttttggaatgtgggaggaaatcggggtacctggagaaaacccacgcaggcacagggacaacatgaaaactccacacacggagtCCGGAcggggctggaattgaacccggtacctctgcactgtgaggtcgacgtgctaaccactggatcaccgggtgGCCCATCATCTaacattgtccctcggtgtgcgtgtgggcgtggatggttgtttgtgtctgtgtgacctgcgattggctggcaaccgattcagggtgtcccccccccttctacccgaagactgctgggataggctccagcacctcccgccaCCCTAGttaggatgaagcggttcggaagatgaatgaattagttAGTTTAATGTCCTTAAATCACAAAATTGCCTTGTGGTGCACAAAAGTCCACATGGCAAAGAGGAAAACCCACAAACCAGAAAATAGCCTAAAATGGGAGATTTTCACATTCGCATAATAACAAATTCAACATGTGTCTGTGCTGCATTTAAGGGACGCAGACAAGGATTTGGGCGCCTGTTAAAAACAttgaggcacttttttttttttaaggctgtgAAATAGATATAATTTTCACCATGTTGTTTCACTAACCATATGTCCTGTATGTGTCCCACAGGCCTCAGATGAGAAGCTCTCAGTAGACAGTGTGCCGCAGATGCCCAGCTCTGATGTACTGGACACAATGAAGCGCCTGGGCTCCAACTCTGAGGATCGTTCGCGCCTTACTGCTGCCCTCTCCTGTCTAAAAAGTCCCACAGAAACAGGTGAACCAAGAAACGGATTGCTTACACTGTATTGAAAGTCCTGCACACCAACTGTGTTACATCATACTGTGTGTCATGCCCATGTCAAGTGATGAATCTGCAGACAGGAAATACAAAATTGCTGGCCTCACATTACCCTAACGGCCAAAGATGAAATCGAGAGCCAGTTAATCTGGAAGCCAGTTGAAGCGTAATACTGGCTGGAAAGAGAATGGGAACCGAGATTTTGCAGCCAACACAACCACAAGTCCAACGATTGACGACCACGTTCAAATGTTTGGTTTCTGTATGAGCCCTTGCTCCACTCCTGTGGAAGAAACCCCGTGAACAAACACGTGCGAGACATGCAGTGTATGTTTCCATCAGTGGTCAGTGAAATGGAAGTCTGTCATTGATGACTGAGAAGGTCCGCCAGGATTCGCCCGGTTTGTGATGATTCGGTGACGGAAAAGCTACTTCcgtcagttttttaaaaaatttcccGCCATTCATCATTCATGAGCACCATGACTAATGTGTTTGACATCACTTTTATGTTTATGGTCCATTATTGCCTTAATTGAGTACACATggtatacaaaatggatggtcAGATCTATTACAATGATGCAGAAATTGCCATCGTTGATTGCGCAGGATTGTGAATTTGaattaagcaattattaaatgtGATTGTAACTTTGTTTTGGCACTATATGGACTGTACTAACATGTTTGTGTCTAATTCTGACTGATAAGTTGGAGATATGAGGCCTGATTCCCAACGGCGCATTCATTCCACCAACCAACAGTCCACAGTTAGGCACAGCCGATCCATCTCCATATCCGTGGTTCCGTGTTCGGGTGACAACCAACCTTACATACCTACTGAGGAAATGGTTGACACCTTTTCATTGGCGCCAAGCACTCCCTCCAGAATCCCAGCTTCAAAGATACAAACCGCCAAAACAGTTCATACTCCACCACCGCCTTCTCGAAAGCTTCTGCAACTCCTGCCCATCTCCATCGGACCAACGCGAAGCAAAAGTCAAGACTCGCAAGCGGAGTCTGCAAACCACAGGTGGGTTGTTGCATTGTGTGTAACTTCTGTTCCAAAAAGGCACAGTTCACATCAcaattggattttttaaaaacacatcttACATCTTACTTAGTATTGATGCACCCTCAAACGTGAACAGTGAAGTAGCAAAAGTAGTGAAATGCAATATCTGTGTGACTTGACTCGCGCAGAAAGAAAGGTTTATTTGTTATCCAGTAGTTCTACTTTCCTGTTGATTGGCAAACAACACCAATTCATCTTTCAGCTAAAGTAGTAGGCCTACACAAGTCATCTACCTACACGTTCAGATTGAAAGGGTATCCCAGCTTTAGTATACAATAGATGAAATAATAAGACACGGGTGGAATTAACAGAGAACTGTTTGTATttggacaaacaaacagacagacagacagacagacagataatgCTGCCGAGTGTGAGTCCCACAGCAAAACCAAATATTCAAAGTCAGACAAGTTGCGAAAAAGAGTTTGCTTCCTGAGGACTGTTAAGGTCACGTTGAGCAAGATATCAACTGCTCTCAGTTCCTCAAACTGTAGCAGAAAACCATCGTTTTaaatttgaagtgttttttttttaactatactATGCTGCATTATATTATcctatgctatgctatgctacaGGGAAGTTCGGTACCACTTTTTTCAGGCCGATACCAGTACAAGATTCCCTCTCTACGATACTAAGAACCGATAACGGCATTTATGTTACATAATAGTTATTATATATATCATTTTATAACACAACGACAGAAAATTCCAAAGACCAAAGACTTCTTTTTGACGCACAGTATAATTCACTGATGTGTTCAACAGCTCTTGTGTAGCGCCAATGACTCAAAACAACAAACCTCTACACTGCAAAACAGCATTTCACAATCAATacatatcaaataaaattacaaaaacataGAAACTTAAAGTAAAATGCATGATACTCACCAGATGCTGCTGAAAATCTTTCTTTTCTCCTGCCTGTCTGTGTAAACTACCGAATTGCAAATTGAATACATGTGTAGCGATTTATTCCGTGATTTGCTTCTTCATTCAAATTAGCTCAGACTTGAGAGAGCAAACAGTACAGTTTGGAATAATCATAATTGTTCTTCTGAGATTTCTGTCAACAGAAATACAGGTTTTGAGCTTCACTGCTAGCTGCTTTCACTGCTGTCTTTGAAGGGccaacaagaaaaacaaggtgCTGGCTTCTATGCACTTTAATGGAAACAGTTTTGAAGATTCAAACCTGCGTTCACCCCTGCTGTCTGCCCGCACACACAACCCCGTCCCTGCCTCTGCCCCGTACACGATGACAGCCGCCCCGACATCCCTGGACAGTGAGTTCCGCAGTTATCATATCAGGCATCCACTTGTATGGCACGtctcattttattgtttaattcaCACAGTGCGTGCTGGTGTTTTTCACAGACATCGCTGTACACAGGAGTTCACCTCAGACAGTGAGGCGAGATATCGGTTTGGCTGTTACCCACAGGTGAGTACTAACCATAAAGGGATGCAACCAGGCAAcactgaactgtgaggcagatgtgctaacggTTAGCACATCATGCGGTTAGTAGCTAACCGGTTGGCAACTGTGGTCACCATTTCATTTGATATGTTTCACTTATTCTCGTATCTAATATTAGCAGCCTGCATGCCATTTACAATATGCAAAATCTAAAAATAGAAACGGTCATTATTTGCATCTTACGATGAGGGAAGTAGAGAGGTTAGGACTTTTGCGTCACAGTGCCTCGTGTGGTGGGATGCCTCCAAGTGGCGCGAGGGTGAAATGCCAGGGCTCTTGGGCCCCAGACGTGGCTAAATGCCCCTCAGCGCTCGCCCCGCCGAAACGGAGGGGAGTGGGCgtagccgccccacaaccctccttcaacaataatcaGGCGAGGGCCCGCACCAGGTGTGAACCTCGCGTGGCACCTGTGTGGGACCCGTGAGGGGGCAAACTCCCTGATgggggccgattgcccaggaggaggaggaggcgtcaCAGGTTCGGTTTTCTCTAAATATGCATGATGCTCTCGTTCTTTGTGTAACCTTCCACTTGCTATCACTACACAACTTTTCCCTTACTACATTTTGACCATATCTATTtcgactgacttttttttttcagtataccACTTATTTCTCCAAATAGAGATTCTGGTAACAAATCAGCTTGATTATCCTAGTGGATTTGTTTCTTTCCAGTTTGACCCCAATATATCAACGGGTGTTCATCTTCAACCAAATGACATTGTTTAGATTTAGTGCGTACAGTTGAGATGAAGTATATAGTATTTATAGTTTTAAGCTTGACTGATGATCCAGATCAGCAGTATGGGCAATGGATGGGTGATTTTCAACATAAAAAGTTTTTCATCATTCTTCTTTCAGATTTTCAACAAAATCATGGCTCTCTCAGATATGCCAAGTGTGTGGCAAGAACATGATCTTTGGTGTGAAGTGTAAACATTGCAAGTAAGAAACTCATTTTTCTTACCTtatgcatgatgatgatgatgatgtagcatctgcattctctctttttctctctccagaTTAAAGTGTCACAACAAATGCACCAAAGATGCTCCCTCTTGTCGGATATCATTTCTCACATGTAAGCAATGATCATGATCAGGGAAAAAACATCTTAACTTAGACTTCCAATTTGCCACTACAAAAAAATGCCCCATACATCACAATGTAAGACATCTGCTGCATTTGATTCAAGAAGTACGGATGCAGCTTCAGCTAATATTATGCTGAAAGGATAATCATCAGGAGTGTCGATGATTTGTAGCCCTCTGGAAATCCATTTTACTTTGGACACCACCATTTCAGTGATACAATCTTAAAATGGAACCTTGAATCAAGAACTGCCCTGTTCAAAATCTGTTTACAATTCAACATTACAATTGctctttcaccctttcatgcaccctgtaaccagataacacgataagctgtccactgtagtaaccgctgtccctgaaagggttaaaatggttTCCTACACGATGTGTCAATCATGGTATTTGTATGGtgaataacaccccccccccccccccggagtgCAGTCACCCTCTGTAAAAGGGATGCAGAGATGGTtttagggcaggcatgtccagctcccgTCCCCacgggctgctgtcctgcctgttttccatctctccttgcTGCAACTCAcccgattgaaatgatcagctcaCCAGCCAGcactgaagcagcattagagcAATCCTAATTGTTTGAAttttgcagccgggagagatgggaaacaggcaggacagccgCCCTTGAGAACTGAGTTTAGGCACCCCTGTGGTAGGGGAGCCACAGTAACATAAAGGAAAGCAAGCATGTTGGCGAACAAAGCCAAAATGTTGTCAATGAGTGTTCctttacttttgttttatttgtgcaaTGGAAGATTTGTGTGCTTTGGTGAAAAGGCTGGTTACTTCAAAATTTTCTTTGCTGTttccgtattttttttcataaagcaaaatatttgaaagaaaataccAGATCCACTTTGCTGTTTTTCGTCATTTATTTCTTGCTATTGGGGTTGTGGGACACTTAAGAGTCGCCTCTTTTAGTTCCCAAACAGCTCTTAAGattattttggggggtgtgtgattatatcattttattattaattaaaaacCCCACAAAGAATCATGCATATactcatgtaaaaaaatacacacactatGTTGtatctgtttatttttaaattatgactTTTCTTCTATATGAagctacaaaaaatatttagttaAAAAACCTTAGCTATTTTCAACATAACGTAATAATTTCCGatctaaacttttttttgtcctaaacTAACTTCAAGTGAAACAACACAATCACTTTAaaccacaataaataaataataatattgtaaatagtactgtgatttatccattgtgttcatattgtatttaattgaaagatgtttgttgttttttcttttctctttctcctttcttctttctacatacattcttgctgctggaggctgtaaatttccccagtgtgggacgaataaaggatatcttatcttattttaaatatatgtaaaacaaaaccaaaaaaagcagcACGCAGGTAACTAGTTTATACTGTTGTCAAAATTGATCATGAGAAACACTTAAGTGCTCTGCTTAGAGGCACTTATCCATGTTATTGTGTCAAAAATGATCTGTCCCGATTCTCTCATCAGGGACTGACATTGTTCCAAGTCCATCCAGCACCAAGCTTCAAAAGTTGCATTAAgcggatttttctttctttctttctttctttctttctttctttctttctttctttctttctttctttctttctttctttctttctttctttctttctttctttctttctttctttctttctttctttctttctttctttctttctttcttattttgGGGCAGGGTTTGTTCAATGTTGCCAAAAAGTTGTAAAGAAATTTGTCAGACATTCCCAAATAGTTCTAATGGTTGCAAACAGTCACCCtcaaattttgaacaaaaagtttttttatgaCAAGCGTTTCAGACCGTTAAAATTGTTGTCGAACGTCTTTGCAACCGTATGCAACCACGACGGAAAAAACGACATTCGCTagatgcacacacacttgccaACCTTTGCCGCTCTGTGAGATACGGTCTTTAGAGACATTGGCACCTTTtattaaccttttcagggacagcggttattccgacagtttaccatgttatcaggttacagggtgcatgaaaggatttatatttatatatatatatatatatatatatatatatattttcccttGCTGATTACATTCTGCGTTTATACAGTATTGTCAACAAAG
Protein-coding sequences here:
- the ksr1b gene encoding kinase suppressor of Ras 1 isoform X4, which encodes MRPDSQRRIHSTNQQSTVRHSRSISISVVPCSGDNQPYIPTEEMVDTFSLAPSTPSRIPASKIQTAKTVHTPPPPSRKLLQLLPISIGPTRSKSQDSQAESANHRANKKNKVLASMHFNGNSFEDSNLRSPLLSARTHNPVPASAPYTMTAAPTSLDNIAVHRSSPQTVRRDIGLAVTHRFSTKSWLSQICQVCGKNMIFGVKCKHCKLKCHNKCTKDAPSCRISFLTLPKMRRAESVPSDINNRIDHKAKITLQFGTLPKAITKREPRSQLDSSSNPSSAASSTPSSPARSQQSNPPSVSTTPPLNTSPQGSQNDNFHFPDVPNSKNADNQQSDCSG
- the ksr1b gene encoding kinase suppressor of Ras 1 isoform X3; amino-acid sequence: MPSSDVLDTMKRLGSNSEDRSRLTAALSCLKSPTETVGDMRPDSQRRIHSTNQQSTVRHSRSISISVVPCSGDNQPYIPTEEMVDTFSLAPSTPSRIPASKIQTAKTVHTPPPPSRKLLQLLPISIGPTRSKSQDSQAESANHRANKKNKVLASMHFNGNSFEDSNLRSPLLSARTHNPVPASAPYTMTAAPTSLDNIAVHRSSPQTVRRDIGLAVTHRFSTKSWLSQICQVCGKNMIFGVKCKHCKLKCHNKCTKDAPSCRISFLTLPKMRRAESVPSDINNRIDHKAKITLQFGTLPKAITKREPRSQLDSSSNPSSAASSTPSSPARSQQSNPPSVSTTPPLNTSPQGSQNDNFHFPDVPNSKNADNQQSDCSG
- the ksr1b gene encoding kinase suppressor of Ras 1 isoform X1, translated to MASDEKLSVDSVPQMPSSDVLDTMKRLGSNSEDRSRLTAALSCLKSPTETVGDMRPDSQRRIHSTNQQSTVRHSRSISISVVPCSGDNQPYIPTEEMVDTFSLAPSTPSRIPASKIQTAKTVHTPPPPSRKLLQLLPISIGPTRSKSQDSQAESANHRANKKNKVLASMHFNGNSFEDSNLRSPLLSARTHNPVPASAPYTMTAAPTSLDNIAVHRSSPQTVRRDIGLAVTHRFSTKSWLSQICQVCGKNMIFGVKCKHCKLKCHNKCTKDAPSCRISFLTLPKMRRAESVPSDINNRIDHKAKITLQFGTLPKAITKREPRSQLDSSSNPSSAASSTPSSPARSQQSNPPSVSTTPPLNTSPQGSQNDNFHFPDVPNSKNADNQQSDCSG
- the ksr1b gene encoding kinase suppressor of Ras 1 isoform X2, with translation MASDEKLSVDSVPQMPSSDVLDTMKRLGSNSEDRSRLTAALSCLKSPTETVGDMRPDSQRRIHSTNQQSTVRHSRSISISVVPCSGDNQPYIPTEEMVDTFSLAPSTPSRIPASKIQTAKTVHTPPPPSRKLLQLLPISIGPTRSKSQDSQAESANHRANKKNKVLASMHFNGNSFEDSNLRSPLLSARTHNPVPASAPYTMTAAPTSLDNIAVHRSSPQTVRRDIGLAVTHRFSTKSWLSQICQVCGKNMIFGVKCKHCKLKCHNKCTKDAPSCRISFLTLPKMRRAESVPSDINNRIDHKAKITLQFGTLPKAITKREPRSQLDSSSNPSSAASSTPSSPARSQQSNPPSVSTTPPLNTSPQDVPNSKNADNQQSDCSG